A genomic stretch from Limanda limanda chromosome 11, fLimLim1.1, whole genome shotgun sequence includes:
- the tars2 gene encoding threonine--tRNA ligase 1, cytoplasmic isoform X2, giving the protein MAVTHLLQLCVCRPAACATLRVHRRYSQLQVSPVVSERLQVFESLIEKQGIKRVEASEKPLSIRLADGRTVKGKAGVTTPLFVAQSVRVKGALVSKVNGELWELGQPLEADCELHLLGFDTVEGKQAAWRTAACVLGGVLGGAFDAEVCREGASEFGFYCDHLKDKSALSLHDVEDRCKEAAALKLPLSRLELNVDEVRELFQSSNLRLQLVEEQMNGPNVAVYRCGDSIGVCTGPLLPHTGFLKAFKMLQLSPVTLANQTESSGLMRLFGVAFPGEKDKAEWEKEQEEARRRDHRRIGTDQELFFFNDVSPGSCFFLPKGAHIYNRLTDFIKSEYQRRGFTEVMTPTLYSTALWERSGHWEHYSENMFTVTSEGSQTYALKPMNCPAHCLMFEQRVRSWRELPLRWADFGALHRNELSGALGGLTRVRRFCQDDAHIFCTPEQLEEEIVASLDFVRSVYQVFGFSFHCLLSTRPTPCLGEPEQWDSAEQQLERSLQHFGERWELNAGDGAFYGPKIDIQIRDAIGRQHQCATIQLDFQLPIRFDLQYVGRDGQEHRPVMIHRAVLGSLERMIAILAENFGGKWPLWLSPAQVTVIPVGGNNASYSKQVVRQFREAGFMADLSDDEGATLNKKIRSAQLAQYNYIFVVGDKESESGTVSVRSRRGKQLGRRPTEEVLTSLTQLRDTRSNVDEF; this is encoded by the exons atggCGGTGACACATCTGttacagttgtgtgtctgtcgacCGGCAGCGTGTGCGACACTCCGAGTGCACAGGAGGTACAGCCAG ctgCAGGTATCGCCAGTTGTATCGGAGCGACTGCAAGTCTTCGAGTCGCTCATTGAAAAACAAGGCATTAAGAGGGTGGAAGCTTCAGAGAAACCCCTCAGCATTCGATTGGCTGATGGCCGGACGGTGAAGGGAAAGGCAGGAGTGACCACACCTCTCTTTGTTGCTCAGAGTGTCCG GGTGAAGGGGGCACTGGTGAGTAAGGTGAATGGGGAGCTGTGGGAGCTTGGACAGCCCCTAGAGGCAGACTGTGAACTACACCTTCTGGGGTTTGACACAGTAGAGGGGAAACAG GCAGCATGGAGGACAGCAGCGTGTGTCCTTGGCGGCGTGTTGGGGGGGGCCTTTGATGCCGAGGTTTGCAGAGAAGGCGCGTCAGAGTTTGGGTTTTACTGTGATCATCTGAAAGATAAGAG TGCCTTGTCTCTACATGATGTGGAGGACAGATGTAAGGAAGCGGCAGCTCTCAAACTCCCTCTGTCCAGACTTGAGCTGAATGTAGACGAGGTGCGAGAGCTCTTCCAG AGCAGTAATTTGAGACTGCAGCTTGTTGAGGAGCAGATGAATGGCCCCAACGTCGCAGTATACAG ATGTGGAGACAGCATCGGGGTCTGCACCGGCCCCCTCCTCCCACATACCGGCTTCCTCAAGGCCTTCAAGAtgctccag CTGTCGCCCGTCACCCTGGCCAATCAGACGGAGTCTTCAGGTCTGATGCGTCTGTTTGGCGTTGCCTTTCCAGGAGAGAAGGACAAAGCTGAGtgggagaaggagcaggaggaggcgaggaggagggACCACAGGCGCATCGGAACA GACCAGGAGCTGTTCTTCTTCAATGACGTCAGTCCAGGCAGTTGCTTCTTCCTGCCGAAAGGAGCCCACATCTAcaacagactcactgacttcatCAAG AGTGAATACCAAAGGCGAGGCTTTACCGAGGTCATGACCCCCACTCTGTACAGCACTGCATTATGGGAACGCTCAGGCCACTGGGAGCACTACAGCgagaacatgtttactgtgacGTCAGAGGGCTCTCAGACCTACGCTCTCAAACCCATGAACTGCCCTGCACactg TCTCATGTTCGAGCAGCGAGTCCGCTCGTGGAGGGAGCTTCCTCTGCGATGGGCTGATTTCGGGGCGCTGCATCGTAATGAACTCTCCGGCGCACTGGGAGGTCTCACTCGTGTTCGCCGGTTCTGCCAGGACGACGCTCACATCTTCTGCACACCTGAGCAG CTGGAAGAAGAGATTGTGGCCAGTTTGGACTTTGTGAGGAGTGTATATCAAGTGTTTGGGTTTTCTTTCCACTGCCTCCTGTCTACTCGTCCCACGCCGTGCCTCGGGGAGCCTGAACAGTGGGACAGTGCTGAGCAG cagctaGAGAGGAGTCTGCAGCACTTTGGTGAACGTTGGGAGTTGAATGCAGGAGACGGAGCTTTCTACGGACCAAAG ATTGACATTCAGATCAGAGATGCCATTGGCCGACAACACCAGTGTGCCACGATCCAGTTGGACTTCCAGCTGCCAATCAGATTTGATCTTCAGTATGTCGG gcgAGACGGACAGGAGCACAGGCCCGTGATGATCCACAGAGCGGTGCTGGGATCCCTGGAGAGGATGATCGCTATACTGGCTGAAAACTTTGGAGGGAAATG GCCACTGTGGTTGTCGCCGGCGCAGGTCACAGTTATTCCTGTAGGGGGCAACAATGCGTCATACTCCAAGCAG GTGGTCCGGCAGTTCCGTGAGGCTGGCTTCATGGCTGATCTCAGTGACGACGAGGGAGCCACCTTAAATAAGAAGATCCGCTCGGCTCAGCTGGCTCAGTACAACTACATATTTG TGGTGGGTGATAAGGAGAGTGAGAGCGGAACAGTGAGTGTGAGGAGCAGACGGGGTAAACAGCTTGGGAGGAGGCCAACGGAGGAGGTGCTGACGTCCCTCACACAGCTACGAGACACAAGGAGCAACGTAGACGAGTTCTGA
- the tars2 gene encoding threonine--tRNA ligase 1, cytoplasmic isoform X1, giving the protein MQCRGFGNERVRVDLCVCVCVCVCDGGDTSVTVVCLSTGSVCDTPSAQELQVSPVVSERLQVFESLIEKQGIKRVEASEKPLSIRLADGRTVKGKAGVTTPLFVAQSVRVKGALVSKVNGELWELGQPLEADCELHLLGFDTVEGKQAAWRTAACVLGGVLGGAFDAEVCREGASEFGFYCDHLKDKSALSLHDVEDRCKEAAALKLPLSRLELNVDEVRELFQSSNLRLQLVEEQMNGPNVAVYRCGDSIGVCTGPLLPHTGFLKAFKMLQLSPVTLANQTESSGLMRLFGVAFPGEKDKAEWEKEQEEARRRDHRRIGTDQELFFFNDVSPGSCFFLPKGAHIYNRLTDFIKSEYQRRGFTEVMTPTLYSTALWERSGHWEHYSENMFTVTSEGSQTYALKPMNCPAHCLMFEQRVRSWRELPLRWADFGALHRNELSGALGGLTRVRRFCQDDAHIFCTPEQLEEEIVASLDFVRSVYQVFGFSFHCLLSTRPTPCLGEPEQWDSAEQQLERSLQHFGERWELNAGDGAFYGPKIDIQIRDAIGRQHQCATIQLDFQLPIRFDLQYVGRDGQEHRPVMIHRAVLGSLERMIAILAENFGGKWPLWLSPAQVTVIPVGGNNASYSKQVVRQFREAGFMADLSDDEGATLNKKIRSAQLAQYNYIFVVGDKESESGTVSVRSRRGKQLGRRPTEEVLTSLTQLRDTRSNVDEF; this is encoded by the exons ATGCAATGTCGGGGATTTGGAAATGAACGTGTGCGTGTAGacctgtgtgtttgcgtgtgtgtgtgcgtgtgtgatggCGGTGACACATCTGttacagttgtgtgtctgtcgacCGGCAGCGTGTGCGACACTCCGAGTGCACAGGAG ctgCAGGTATCGCCAGTTGTATCGGAGCGACTGCAAGTCTTCGAGTCGCTCATTGAAAAACAAGGCATTAAGAGGGTGGAAGCTTCAGAGAAACCCCTCAGCATTCGATTGGCTGATGGCCGGACGGTGAAGGGAAAGGCAGGAGTGACCACACCTCTCTTTGTTGCTCAGAGTGTCCG GGTGAAGGGGGCACTGGTGAGTAAGGTGAATGGGGAGCTGTGGGAGCTTGGACAGCCCCTAGAGGCAGACTGTGAACTACACCTTCTGGGGTTTGACACAGTAGAGGGGAAACAG GCAGCATGGAGGACAGCAGCGTGTGTCCTTGGCGGCGTGTTGGGGGGGGCCTTTGATGCCGAGGTTTGCAGAGAAGGCGCGTCAGAGTTTGGGTTTTACTGTGATCATCTGAAAGATAAGAG TGCCTTGTCTCTACATGATGTGGAGGACAGATGTAAGGAAGCGGCAGCTCTCAAACTCCCTCTGTCCAGACTTGAGCTGAATGTAGACGAGGTGCGAGAGCTCTTCCAG AGCAGTAATTTGAGACTGCAGCTTGTTGAGGAGCAGATGAATGGCCCCAACGTCGCAGTATACAG ATGTGGAGACAGCATCGGGGTCTGCACCGGCCCCCTCCTCCCACATACCGGCTTCCTCAAGGCCTTCAAGAtgctccag CTGTCGCCCGTCACCCTGGCCAATCAGACGGAGTCTTCAGGTCTGATGCGTCTGTTTGGCGTTGCCTTTCCAGGAGAGAAGGACAAAGCTGAGtgggagaaggagcaggaggaggcgaggaggagggACCACAGGCGCATCGGAACA GACCAGGAGCTGTTCTTCTTCAATGACGTCAGTCCAGGCAGTTGCTTCTTCCTGCCGAAAGGAGCCCACATCTAcaacagactcactgacttcatCAAG AGTGAATACCAAAGGCGAGGCTTTACCGAGGTCATGACCCCCACTCTGTACAGCACTGCATTATGGGAACGCTCAGGCCACTGGGAGCACTACAGCgagaacatgtttactgtgacGTCAGAGGGCTCTCAGACCTACGCTCTCAAACCCATGAACTGCCCTGCACactg TCTCATGTTCGAGCAGCGAGTCCGCTCGTGGAGGGAGCTTCCTCTGCGATGGGCTGATTTCGGGGCGCTGCATCGTAATGAACTCTCCGGCGCACTGGGAGGTCTCACTCGTGTTCGCCGGTTCTGCCAGGACGACGCTCACATCTTCTGCACACCTGAGCAG CTGGAAGAAGAGATTGTGGCCAGTTTGGACTTTGTGAGGAGTGTATATCAAGTGTTTGGGTTTTCTTTCCACTGCCTCCTGTCTACTCGTCCCACGCCGTGCCTCGGGGAGCCTGAACAGTGGGACAGTGCTGAGCAG cagctaGAGAGGAGTCTGCAGCACTTTGGTGAACGTTGGGAGTTGAATGCAGGAGACGGAGCTTTCTACGGACCAAAG ATTGACATTCAGATCAGAGATGCCATTGGCCGACAACACCAGTGTGCCACGATCCAGTTGGACTTCCAGCTGCCAATCAGATTTGATCTTCAGTATGTCGG gcgAGACGGACAGGAGCACAGGCCCGTGATGATCCACAGAGCGGTGCTGGGATCCCTGGAGAGGATGATCGCTATACTGGCTGAAAACTTTGGAGGGAAATG GCCACTGTGGTTGTCGCCGGCGCAGGTCACAGTTATTCCTGTAGGGGGCAACAATGCGTCATACTCCAAGCAG GTGGTCCGGCAGTTCCGTGAGGCTGGCTTCATGGCTGATCTCAGTGACGACGAGGGAGCCACCTTAAATAAGAAGATCCGCTCGGCTCAGCTGGCTCAGTACAACTACATATTTG TGGTGGGTGATAAGGAGAGTGAGAGCGGAACAGTGAGTGTGAGGAGCAGACGGGGTAAACAGCTTGGGAGGAGGCCAACGGAGGAGGTGCTGACGTCCCTCACACAGCTACGAGACACAAGGAGCAACGTAGACGAGTTCTGA